A region from the Aegilops tauschii subsp. strangulata cultivar AL8/78 chromosome 5, Aet v6.0, whole genome shotgun sequence genome encodes:
- the LOC141023239 gene encoding uncharacterized protein, which yields MDGRLCGSFREAAERLGLIEADNTLDDCLTEAEQWAMPCSLRRLFATILVHCEPGDVRGLWDRHFEPMSDDYRRSHTCPIEVEQMVLLDIRGMLQSMGKDIADFSLPCIDDAFDPTEGEAREVIEESNVDFDINDTKLASSLNLEQRVAYDEILASVEHADGGVFFVDGPGGTGKTFLYRALLAKVRSEGNIAIATATSGVAASIMPGGRTAHSRFKIPLSCDDGASCTFTKQSGTAKLLRMASLILWDEATMTKRQAVEALDNSMRDIMGRRDRPFGGKTVVFGGDFRQVLPVVRRGSRGQIIDATLRSSHLWKGMRQLRLVTNMRAHNDTWFADYLLRVGNGTEEVDDQGNIRLPEDICVPSTGEGDDLEKLIDHVFPRLDDNMSDPNYMTSRAILSTTNDNVDKINICMVERFRGEEVIYHSFDSAEDDPYGYYAPEFLNGLTPNGLPPHALKLKLNCPVILLRNIDPANGLCNGTRLVVRGFERNAIDAEIVIGQHAVQEEAISCKA from the exons ATGGACGGTAGGCTATGCGGGAGCTTTAGAGAGGCTGCTGAAAGGTTGGGACTCATCGAGGCAGATAACACGCTCGACGACTGTCTTACTGAGGCAGAGCAGTGGGCGATGCCATGTTCGCTCAGGAGGCTCTTCGCAACAATTTTGGTGCACTGTGAGCCAGGCGACGTGCGTGGTTTATGGGATAGGCACTTCGAGCCTATGTCTGATGACTATCGGCGATCACACACGTGCCCGATTGAGGTGGAACAGATGGTGTTGCTTGACATTAGGGGTATGTTGCAGTCCATGGGCAAAGACATAGCTGATTTCTCTCTTCCATGCATTGACGATGCATTCGACCCAACCGAGGGAGAGGCCAGAGAAGTGATCGAGGAATCCAACGTCGATTTTGACATCAACGACACTAAATTGGCTTCGTCGCTAAACTTGGAGCAGAGGGTTGCATACGACGAGATACTAGCTTCTGTTGAACACGCTGATGGGGGTGTGTTCTTTGTTGATGGACCGGGAGGTACAGGGAAGACCTTCCTGTACAGGGCGCTGCTCGCCAAGGTTCGAAGCGAGGGAAACATCGctatcgctaccgcgacgtcagGCGTCGCCGCTTCTATCATGCCTGGAGGCAGGACTGCCCACTCGAGGTTCAAGATCCCATTGAGCTGCGACGATGGCGCCTCATGCACCTTCACGAAACAGAGTGGTACCGCCAAGCTACTGAGGATGGCCTCATTGATACTATGGGACGAGGCCACCATGACTAAGCGACAGGCGGTCGAGGCACTTGACAACAGCATGCGCGACATCATGGGAAGACGGGACCGACCCTTTGGAGGAAAAACTGTTGTGTTTGGCGGGGACTTCAGGCAGGTGCTTCCGGTCGTCAGGAGGGGGTCCCGGGGTCAGATAATCGATGCAACCCTTCGAAGTTCACACCTCTGGAAGGGTATGCGCCAGCTAAGGCTCGTCACCAACATGAGGGCTCATAATGACACCTGGTTTGCGGATTACTTGCTAAGGGTAGGCAATGGCACTGAGGAAGTTGACGATCAAGGAAACATACGACTCCCTGAAGATATTTGTGTGCCGTCTACAGGCGAGGGTGATGACCTGGAGAAGCTGATTGACCATGTGTTTCCCAGACTAGATGACAACATGTCCGATCCGAATTACATGACTTCACGCGCAATCCTCTCCACCACGAACGACAACGTCGACAAGATAAACATATGCATGGTAGAGCGTTTTCGGGGAGAAGAAGTAATCTACCATAGCTTCGACAGTGCAGAAGACGACCCGTATGGCTACTACGCTCCCGAGTTCCTAAATGGATTGACTCCCAACGGTCTGCCTCCGCATGCACTCAAACTGAAGCTCAACTGCCCCGTCATACTTCTGAGGAACATTGATCCGGCTAATGGTCTGTGTAACGGGACAAGGCTTGTGGTGCGAGGTTTCGAGAGGAACGCCATCGACGCAGAAATCGTGATCGGACAACACGCAG TTCAAGAGGAAGCAATTTCCTGTAAGGCTTAG
- the LOC123494133 gene encoding uncharacterized protein has protein sequence MDAYLSRLMNDNVNPDSLFDDEYYLFAGEGSDPDDVEHDELEDSRHNTYVDHDPLDYVYSNLPDHTHILKHAANCDHCKAKKFVSEAPGFCCRSGQIQLKQPEPVPELMRLWSSMDSDSRHFRDNIRFFNGHFSFTTLGVSLDESYTNMKSGVYTFRAHGTIYHNVHSFGPTSRPDHLQLYFYDDDPGLTHRKAATEQLDQDVVKKLVDILRENPYSQQFRSLGAHRDNLDDYRIDLKTDQRLDQRKYNRPLSSEVAAIWVEGTDLAKRFDRRITLCGNDNQRHSIHVTAGSYDPLSYPLFYPRGELGWHPKLPKRDVPWPVVKQPRGRGDDDDDEDAEGNSRLCVSVRDYYCYMLQTRPGIFNPILCGARLLQQWGVDMYIKIESCRLKWYRKNQTKIRADLYKGVVDAITSGETRASAVGVRIVLPGTYPGGDRDMKRRHMDAMAIVHTYGKPDIFLTMTCNPNWEEITNELFPGQTVQDRPDLVARVFHGKLEAMKEMLFKKNILGVVVAHVYVVEFQKRGLPHAHFLLIMDSAYKLVVPEQYDRLISAELPDKQKYPELHALVVKHMMHGPCGALNPKNVCMQQNECKCRYPRSFNENTAQGKDSYPMFNCHINVEVCSSIKAVKYLYKYIYKGHDRASFSIDQPDADGNIDEIKRYIDARWVTPPEAMWRIFGFPLCANDPSVLQLPLHLPNMHRVAFNEQADLTDVVASEKASKSMLTEYFKANQNHPWARNILYKDFPGRFTWQKGKKYWKERVERY, from the exons ATGGACGCTTACCTGAGTCGTCTCATGAATGATAATGTCAACCCTGATAGTCTCTTTGATGACGAGTATTACCTGTTTGCTGGTGAAG GCTCAGATCCTGATGACGTGGAACACGACGAATTGGAAGACTCAAGACACAATACCTATGTCGACCATGATCCATTGGACTATGTCTACTCAAACCTCCCAGACCACACACACATCTTGAAGCACGCCGCAAATTGCGATCACTGCAAGGCCAAGAAGTTTGTGTCTGAGGCCCCGGGATTCTGCTGTCGTAGTGGGCAGATCCAGCTGAAGCAACCGGAGCCCGTCCCGGAGCTAATGAGGCTTTGGTCTAGCATGGATTCGGACTCAAGGCATTTTCGGGATAACATACGATTCTTCAACGGCCACTTCTCCTTCACAACCCTCGGCGTCAGCCTTGATGAAAGCTACACAAACATGAAGTCTGGGGTGTACACGTTCCGGGCGCACGGCACCATCTACCACAACGTTCATTCCTTTGGGCCAACATCACGTCCAGATCATCTACAGTTGTACTTCTACGACGACGATCCAGGCCTAACCCATCGCAAGGCTGCCACCGAGCAATTAGACCAAGATGTCGTCAAAAAGTTAGTGGACATACTCAGGGAAAACCCGTACTCCCAGCAGTTTAGGAGTTTGGGTGCGCACAGGGACAACCTCGACGATTACAGGATAGACCTCAAGACTGACCAGAGACTAGACCAACGGAAGTATAATAGACCTCTGTCATCGGAGGTCGCTGCAATTTGGGTGGAGGGCACTGACCTAGCAAAGAGGTTCGATCGTAGGATTACACTTTGCGGGAATGACAACCAGAGGCACAGTATACATGTGACGGCTGGCTCGTATGACCCTCTCTCTTACCCACTCTTCTACCCAAGGGGGGAGCTCGGTTGGCACCCGAAACTTCCTAAACGTGATGTCCCTTGGCCGGTTGTAAAACAACCAAGAGGTAgaggtgatgatgatgatgatgaggatgcaG AGGGGAATAGCAGGTTATGCGTCTCGGTGAGAGACTACTACTGTTACATGCTCCAGACACGACCTGGGATATTCAATCCCATACTCTGTGGAGCACGATTGCTCCAGCAATGGGGGGTGGACATGTACATCAAGATTGAGAGTTGTAGGTTGAAATGGTACAGGAAGAACCAAACAAAGATCCGTGCCGACCTGTATAAAGGAGTTGTTGATGCAATTACATCCGGGGAGACCCGGGCAAGCGCTGTTGGAGTAAGGATAGTGCTACCTGGAACGTACCCAGGTGGCGACCGCGACATGAAGCGGAGGCATATGGATGCCATGGCAATTGTCCATACTTACGGGAAGCCTGACATCTTCTTGACCATGACCTGCAACCCTAACTGGGAAGAGATAACGAATGAGTTGTTTCCTGGTCAGACAGTGCAAGACCGACCTGATCTTGTGGCTCGTGTGTTCCATGGCAAGCTAGAGGCTATGAAAGAGATGTTGTTCAAGAAGAATATCCTGGGTGTCGTTGTTGCACATGTATACGTAGTCGAGTTCCAAAAGAGGGGCCTCCCCCACGCACACTTTTTGTTGATCATGGATTCTGCCTATAAGCTTGTCGTTCCAGAGCAGTACGACCGACTCATTTCTGCCGAGCTCCCAGACAAGCAAAAGTATCCTGAACTCCACGCCTTGGTGGTGAAACATATGATGCATGGACCATGCGGTGCTCTCAACCCCAAAAATGTTTGCATGCAACAGAACGAGTGCAAGTGCAGATACCCGCGGTCGTTCAATGAAAACACGGCACAGGGCAAGGACTCATACCCT ATGTTCAATTGCCACATAAACGTTGAGGTTTGCTCCAGCATAAAGGCCGTCAAATACCTTTACAAGTACATATACAAGGGCCATGATAGGGCTTCTTTCAGCATCGACCAACCTGACGCTGATGGTAACATTGATGAGATCAAAAGATACATAGACGCGAGGTGGGTTACTCCTCCAGAGGCGATGTGGAGGATATTTGGCTTCCCCTTGTGTGCCAATGACCCGTCTGTCCTACAGTTGCCTCTTCATCTCCCGAATATGCACAGGGTGGCATTCAATGAGCAAGCTGACTTGACCGACGTAGTCGCCTCTGAGAAAGCTTCCAAATCCATGTTGACAGAGTATTTCAAAGCTAACCAAAACCACCCGTGGGCTAGGAATATATTGTACAAGGATTTTCCTGGAAGGTTTACATGGCAGAAGGGTAAGAAGTATTGGAAAGAGCGGGTGGAGCGTTATTAG